The Sulfurihydrogenibium sp. YO3AOP1 genome has a window encoding:
- a CDS encoding cupin domain-containing protein, whose amino-acid sequence MSLIIYKHNFNTKFSDEKVVIEKVADTQNARILLFFLKKGQIVNLHQSPSDVILTVLEGNGRFFIGSKEEYRDLSTGETIIYEPNEPHGFEALENLVVQAIITPIPTKKISL is encoded by the coding sequence ATGAGTTTGATAATCTACAAACATAATTTTAATACCAAATTTTCTGATGAAAAGGTTGTCATAGAAAAAGTAGCAGATACTCAAAATGCAAGAATTTTACTATTCTTTTTAAAGAAAGGTCAGATTGTAAATTTACATCAATCACCATCTGATGTTATTTTAACTGTTTTAGAAGGTAATGGAAGGTTTTTTATTGGAAGTAAAGAAGAATACAGAGATTTAAGTACAGGAGAAACCATAATTTACGAGCCTAATGAACCTCATGGATTTGAAGCATTAGAAAATTTAGTTGTACAAGCTATAATTACACCTATTCCAACTAAAAAGATTAGCTTGTAA
- a CDS encoding hemerythrin domain-containing protein — MFEKEIEELIDEHKAINKVLREFEKKLDNFTVLDAENLLNFVLTEVENHANKEDEIFLPKVLKIYPNYDAESFSFAHSTIREEADYLKQAIKDVNLGKSKEDILKTYAKKLIKMIYDHFLEEENFFFPDIKRIKEKDGKYIMEEIDLKEEKEWL, encoded by the coding sequence ATGTTTGAAAAAGAAATAGAAGAGTTGATTGATGAACATAAGGCAATTAATAAAGTTTTAAGAGAATTTGAAAAGAAGTTAGATAATTTTACAGTTTTAGATGCAGAAAATTTACTCAATTTTGTATTAACAGAAGTTGAAAATCATGCGAATAAAGAAGATGAAATATTCTTGCCGAAAGTCTTAAAAATTTATCCAAATTATGATGCAGAATCATTTTCTTTTGCACATTCAACTATTAGAGAAGAAGCAGATTATCTAAAACAAGCTATTAAAGATGTTAACCTTGGAAAATCTAAGGAAGATATCTTAAAGACATATGCCAAAAAGTTGATAAAAATGATTTACGACCATTTTCTTGAGGAAGAAAATTTCTTTTTTCCAGATATAAAAAGAATCAAAGAAAAAGATGGAAAATATATCATGGAAGAAATAGATTTAAAAGAAGAAAAAGAATGGCTGTAA
- a CDS encoding metal-sulfur cluster assembly factor: MINKIYDSLKEVYDPEIPLDIVNLGLVKAIDIKDNCINIVLMLTSPTCPLQNVIVSQVINKLKNDLNIENINITLDFTTSWSTSLITKEGKEKLQKLG, encoded by the coding sequence ATGATAAACAAAATTTATGATTCATTAAAAGAAGTTTATGACCCAGAAATTCCATTAGACATTGTAAATTTAGGTTTAGTAAAGGCAATAGATATAAAAGATAATTGTATAAATATTGTCTTAATGCTTACATCTCCAACCTGTCCTCTTCAAAACGTAATAGTCTCTCAAGTAATTAATAAACTTAAAAATGATTTAAACATTGAAAACATTAACATCACTCTTGATTTTACAACGTCTTGGTCTACTTCTCTAATTACAAAAGAAGGTAAAGAAAAACTACAAAAACTTGGCTGA
- a CDS encoding dihydroorotase, which produces MILIKNGHIVDPQNNLNDKFDILIEKGEIKKIEKNIQPFAGCEVIDAEGKIITPSFTDIHVHFRDPGQTYKEDIESGSKAAVAGGYTTVVCMPNTIPAIDDVPIVRYIIEKGEEIGLCRVLPSAAITKGRKGKELTEMALLKDAGAVYFTDDGAPVMDSFIMRKAMEYAGSLGTFVADHCEDLNLSQNGVAHEGEIAAALGLPPLPPEAEDTMVARDCILSIQTGMPVHICHISTKLSVEIVAWAKAMGAKVTAEVTPHHLYLTDEEFLDFSCIAKVSPPLRTHEDIEATRWALASGIIDFVATDHAPHAHYEKMQELQACPPGMLGLQFALPIVLELVKKDYFDLNRMVEVMSIQPAKKIGLKPPQIKEGEIAELTIFDPFETWEVNKETILSKSKNTPLLGRKLTGKVKYTFFKGKIVYRD; this is translated from the coding sequence ATGATTTTGATAAAGAACGGACATATTGTAGACCCACAAAACAATCTGAATGATAAATTTGATATATTAATTGAAAAAGGAGAAATTAAAAAAATAGAAAAAAATATTCAACCTTTTGCAGGTTGTGAGGTTATTGATGCAGAAGGAAAGATTATAACTCCATCTTTTACAGATATACACGTTCATTTTAGAGACCCTGGTCAAACTTACAAAGAAGATATAGAATCTGGCAGCAAAGCAGCTGTTGCTGGTGGATACACAACCGTTGTATGTATGCCAAATACTATACCTGCTATTGATGACGTACCAATCGTAAGATACATTATAGAAAAAGGTGAAGAAATAGGATTATGTAGAGTTCTTCCATCTGCTGCAATAACAAAAGGAAGAAAAGGAAAAGAGCTTACAGAAATGGCACTGCTTAAGGATGCAGGAGCTGTCTACTTTACAGATGATGGTGCTCCTGTCATGGATTCTTTCATAATGAGAAAAGCGATGGAGTATGCCGGCTCTCTTGGAACCTTTGTTGCTGACCACTGTGAAGACTTAAACCTTTCACAAAACGGCGTTGCCCACGAAGGAGAAATAGCAGCTGCACTTGGACTTCCACCACTTCCACCAGAAGCAGAAGATACAATGGTAGCAAGAGATTGCATATTATCCATACAAACAGGAATGCCAGTTCATATATGCCATATATCCACAAAGCTATCTGTTGAGATTGTGGCTTGGGCTAAAGCAATGGGAGCAAAAGTAACCGCTGAAGTAACCCCACATCACTTATACCTGACTGATGAAGAATTTTTAGATTTTTCTTGCATAGCAAAAGTTTCACCACCACTAAGAACCCATGAAGACATAGAAGCAACCAGATGGGCTCTTGCAAGCGGTATTATTGATTTTGTAGCAACCGACCACGCACCACATGCACATTATGAAAAGATGCAAGAATTACAGGCTTGTCCACCGGGAATGCTTGGACTACAATTTGCACTCCCTATAGTTTTAGAACTTGTTAAGAAAGACTACTTTGATTTAAACAGAATGGTTGAAGTAATGTCAATACAGCCAGCTAAAAAAATTGGATTAAAACCACCACAAATCAAAGAAGGCGAGATTGCCGAGTTAACTATCTTTGACCCATTTGAAACTTGGGAAGTTAATAAAGAAACAATATTATCAAAAAGTAAAAACACACCATTGCTTGGCAGAAAATTAACCGGCAAAGTTAAATATACATTCTTTAAGGGAAAAATCGTTTACAGAGATTAA
- a CDS encoding undecaprenyl-diphosphate phosphatase, which produces MTTLEAVILGIVEGLTEFLPISSTGHLILVSNLLGIQQTEQHKAFEVSIQLGSILAVVFLYFKKFLDTNLMKRILIAFIPTGILGFVLYKIIKSLFNPYIVVFMLVFGGLLLILIELYHKNKSYDINSIYEVPYQKAFLIGVFQSLAMVPGTSRSGATIVGGLLLGLDRKTAAEFSFMLAVPTMFMATFYDVYKNRSNFNLSDWENLIVGFVVAFISALFAIKWLLKFISNHSFIPFGIYRIILGILYYLWY; this is translated from the coding sequence TTGACAACCTTAGAAGCTGTTATTTTAGGAATAGTGGAAGGTCTTACAGAGTTTTTACCTATCTCATCAACAGGCCATTTAATATTAGTTTCAAATCTGCTTGGAATACAGCAGACAGAACAACATAAAGCCTTTGAAGTATCAATTCAGCTTGGTTCAATATTGGCAGTTGTATTTTTATACTTTAAGAAGTTTTTAGATACAAATTTAATGAAAAGAATACTGATAGCATTTATTCCAACGGGTATTTTAGGATTTGTTTTATACAAAATCATCAAAAGTTTGTTTAATCCTTATATAGTTGTTTTCATGCTTGTTTTTGGAGGACTGCTTTTAATATTGATAGAACTTTATCATAAAAATAAAAGTTATGATATTAACTCAATATATGAAGTGCCATATCAAAAAGCGTTTTTGATAGGAGTTTTTCAATCTTTGGCTATGGTTCCTGGTACTTCAAGGTCTGGTGCTACTATTGTAGGTGGATTACTTCTTGGATTAGACAGAAAAACAGCGGCGGAATTTTCTTTTATGCTTGCAGTTCCAACGATGTTTATGGCAACTTTTTATGATGTTTACAAAAATCGTTCAAATTTTAATCTTTCAGATTGGGAAAATCTAATAGTAGGCTTTGTAGTTGCTTTTATATCTGCTTTATTTGCGATAAAATGGCTTTTAAAATTTATTTCAAATCATTCATTTATTCCCTTTGGTATTTATAGAATTATTTTAGGAATTTTATACTACTTATGGTATTGA
- the trpC gene encoding indole-3-glycerol phosphate synthase TrpC — protein MNILDKIIQTKREELENYTSQYLKHLEKLAIERNKKVLNFKKAISGKSINIIAEVKKASPSKGIIRHYFDPVDIAKSYEKNGAKAISVLTDKQYFQGDIAYLYQISTEVNIPLLRKDFIIDERQILEAYAYGADSYLLIAKVLDKESLKRLIDFGRELDMEPLVEVHSREEGEKSVEAGARIIGINNRNLEDFTVDINLSKELAPYLKEIGSEVVVAESGLESRQQLLELKNYQVDAFLIGESLMKEADVGKKLREFIEG, from the coding sequence ATGAATATATTAGACAAGATTATTCAGACAAAAAGAGAAGAGCTTGAAAATTACACTTCTCAGTATTTAAAACATTTAGAAAAACTGGCAATAGAAAGAAATAAAAAAGTCTTAAACTTTAAAAAAGCCATTTCCGGAAAGAGTATCAATATTATTGCAGAAGTTAAAAAAGCTTCTCCGTCTAAAGGAATAATCAGACATTATTTTGACCCTGTTGATATAGCAAAATCTTATGAAAAAAATGGAGCAAAAGCAATTTCTGTACTAACAGATAAACAGTATTTTCAAGGAGATATTGCGTATCTTTATCAAATTTCAACAGAAGTAAATATTCCATTGCTTAGAAAAGACTTTATCATAGATGAAAGGCAGATTTTGGAAGCTTATGCATATGGTGCTGATAGTTATCTATTAATAGCAAAAGTCTTGGATAAAGAAAGTTTAAAGAGACTTATAGATTTTGGAAGAGAGCTTGACATGGAGCCATTGGTAGAAGTTCACAGTAGAGAAGAAGGTGAAAAATCTGTAGAAGCAGGAGCAAGAATTATTGGAATAAATAATAGAAATTTGGAAGATTTTACAGTTGATATAAATCTATCAAAAGAGCTTGCACCGTATCTAAAAGAGATCGGATCTGAAGTTGTAGTTGCAGAAAGCGGATTAGAGAGCAGACAACAGCTGCTTGAGTTGAAAAATTATCAAGTTGACGCATTTTTAATAGGAGAATCTTTAATGAAAGAAGCAGATGTAGGAAAGAAGTTAAGAGAGTTTATAGAAGGGTAA
- the polX gene encoding DNA polymerase/3'-5' exonuclease PolX: protein MYQNINKELAKIFKNMSHIYEFLDDKFRALAYVKAAQILEDLPDDIRNYIATGKINDIRGIGSHTFDKILEYIKTGKIQKYEELKKLIPEDFLELMEVPGFGPKTLKRIYEELGINNKKDLIEALKDGRVAKLKGFGEKKVQNMLKGLELYEASKNRLLLWEALQIGETLLAKLKQLKEIKNIELAGSLRRRKETIGDIDILISCDDKDRDKIINYFVNLEDVKEVLAKGDTKASVIIKEKDRQVDLRVLKPEEWGSGLQYFTGSKEHNVHFREIAKQKGLKVSEYGVFDAKTEKRLAGATEEEVYEIVGMQWIPPEMREDRGEIELALKKSIPRLVELEDIKGDLHCHSTWTDGFNKIEEIAKFLLENYKYEYFAITDHSKAVRVAHGLTEEDVLKQIEEIDKINKKLGFDFIKKGIEVDIMLDGSLDLPDEILAKLDWVVASIHTHFNRDNTDRIIKAMENPYVCVIGHPTGRTIGVREGYPLSDEIFKVAKETNTALEINAQPLRMDLPDVMIKKAVENGVKLVISTDSHNLGNFAYMKIGVANARRGWAKKEDILNTYSWNEIKKFIQAKRKKFGVKA, encoded by the coding sequence ATGTATCAAAACATCAACAAAGAATTAGCAAAAATCTTTAAAAATATGTCTCACATTTACGAATTTTTAGACGACAAGTTCAGAGCATTGGCTTATGTTAAAGCAGCACAGATATTAGAAGATTTGCCTGATGATATTAGAAATTATATTGCTACCGGTAAAATAAACGATATAAGAGGAATTGGTTCTCATACTTTCGATAAAATCTTAGAGTATATCAAAACAGGAAAAATACAAAAATATGAAGAGCTTAAAAAATTAATACCTGAAGATTTTTTAGAGCTTATGGAAGTACCTGGCTTTGGACCAAAAACTTTAAAAAGAATTTATGAGGAGCTCGGTATTAACAATAAAAAAGATTTAATAGAAGCATTAAAAGATGGAAGAGTTGCAAAGCTAAAGGGTTTTGGAGAAAAGAAAGTTCAAAATATGCTAAAAGGTCTTGAGCTTTACGAAGCTTCTAAGAATAGACTTTTACTGTGGGAAGCTTTACAAATAGGAGAAACATTATTAGCTAAATTAAAACAGCTTAAAGAGATTAAAAATATTGAGCTTGCAGGAAGTTTAAGAAGAAGGAAAGAAACTATTGGAGACATTGATATTCTTATATCCTGTGATGATAAAGACAGAGATAAGATTATAAATTATTTTGTTAATTTAGAAGATGTTAAAGAAGTTCTTGCTAAAGGTGATACAAAAGCAAGTGTTATTATAAAAGAAAAAGATAGACAGGTAGATTTAAGAGTACTAAAACCAGAAGAATGGGGTAGTGGTCTTCAATACTTTACAGGTTCAAAAGAGCATAACGTACATTTTAGAGAAATAGCTAAGCAAAAAGGATTAAAGGTCAGTGAATATGGTGTTTTTGATGCAAAGACAGAAAAAAGGCTTGCAGGAGCTACTGAGGAAGAAGTATATGAGATAGTAGGAATGCAGTGGATTCCCCCTGAAATGCGAGAAGACAGAGGAGAAATTGAGCTTGCTTTAAAAAAGAGCATTCCAAGATTGGTAGAGCTTGAAGATATTAAAGGAGACTTGCATTGTCATTCAACATGGACGGATGGATTTAACAAAATAGAAGAAATAGCAAAATTTTTACTTGAAAACTATAAATATGAATATTTCGCGATTACAGACCACTCAAAAGCCGTAAGAGTAGCCCATGGACTAACAGAAGAAGATGTTTTAAAACAGATTGAAGAGATAGATAAAATAAATAAAAAACTTGGATTTGACTTTATAAAAAAGGGAATAGAAGTAGATATTATGCTTGATGGCTCTCTTGATTTGCCGGATGAGATACTCGCAAAGCTTGATTGGGTAGTTGCATCTATTCATACACATTTTAACAGAGACAATACAGACAGAATTATAAAAGCAATGGAAAACCCTTATGTATGTGTAATAGGGCATCCAACAGGAAGGACCATCGGTGTTAGAGAAGGTTATCCTTTATCTGATGAGATATTTAAAGTTGCAAAAGAGACAAACACCGCACTTGAAATAAACGCACAGCCTTTAAGAATGGACTTACCGGATGTGATGATAAAAAAAGCAGTTGAGAATGGAGTTAAATTAGTAATTTCAACAGATAGCCACAATCTTGGAAACTTTGCTTATATGAAAATAGGGGTTGCAAATGCAAGAAGGGGCTGGGCAAAAAAAGAAGATATATTAAATACTTACAGCTGGAACGAGATTAAAAAATTTATTCAAGCTAAACGTAAAAAGTTTGGTGTTAAGGCATGA
- the gltX gene encoding glutamate--tRNA ligase, with product MKRVRFAPSPTGYLHLGNARTALFNYLFSRHENATFILRIEDTDLERSKKEYEEMLMEDLKWMGIEWDEGPDAGGPHGPYRQSERLEIYMKYVDKLLKSGDAYYCYCTEEELEQEREKAIAEGRPYRYSGKCRNLTPEERAFYEGKSIKPVIRFKVPDKTVVFEDIIRGHVEIDTKEFGDFVIVRQDGMPVYNFVVVIDDALMGITHVIRGEDHLSNTPKQIVIYEALGFAIPQFAHLPIILGEDRTKLSKRHGAVSVRALKDDGFISEAVFNYLSLLGWHPKEEKEILSKEEIIKQFRIEDVNKSPAIFDRTKLRWMNGVYIREILDLDDLTKRAIPFFEGFGYKADYEFYKKVMSAIRDSIETLMEIKERAKVFFVDEFPYTEEIVNEVKSDENVYKVVEIFYNKIKNLSAITKEDFKNITKEIQKEYGYKGKALFHPIRIALTGEPSGVGLDLLVEVIGIERVKFRLERFLEYFG from the coding sequence ATGAAGAGAGTTAGATTTGCACCAAGTCCAACAGGTTATTTACATCTTGGGAATGCAAGAACAGCACTTTTTAATTACCTATTTTCGAGACATGAAAACGCTACTTTTATACTCAGGATTGAAGATACGGATTTAGAAAGGTCTAAAAAAGAATACGAAGAAATGCTTATGGAAGATTTAAAATGGATGGGGATTGAGTGGGACGAAGGTCCGGATGCGGGAGGTCCTCACGGTCCATACAGACAATCAGAAAGATTAGAAATATACATGAAGTATGTTGATAAGCTTTTAAAGTCAGGTGATGCTTATTACTGCTACTGTACAGAAGAGGAGTTAGAGCAGGAAAGAGAAAAAGCTATTGCAGAAGGAAGACCTTACAGATATAGCGGAAAATGCAGAAATCTAACACCGGAAGAAAGAGCCTTTTATGAAGGTAAGAGTATAAAACCGGTTATAAGATTTAAAGTTCCGGATAAAACGGTGGTATTTGAAGATATCATTAGAGGCCATGTAGAGATAGATACAAAGGAATTTGGAGATTTTGTGATTGTAAGACAAGATGGCATGCCAGTTTATAACTTTGTAGTTGTTATAGATGATGCTTTAATGGGAATAACTCACGTAATTAGAGGAGAAGACCATTTATCAAACACTCCAAAACAGATAGTAATATATGAAGCTCTTGGTTTTGCGATTCCACAATTTGCACATCTGCCTATAATTCTTGGAGAAGATAGAACAAAGCTATCAAAAAGACATGGGGCTGTATCTGTTAGAGCATTAAAAGATGATGGATTTATTTCAGAGGCAGTATTTAACTATTTATCATTACTTGGATGGCATCCAAAAGAAGAAAAAGAGATTTTATCAAAAGAGGAGATAATCAAGCAGTTTAGAATTGAAGATGTGAATAAATCTCCGGCAATATTTGACAGAACAAAACTAAGATGGATGAACGGTGTATACATAAGAGAAATTCTTGATTTAGACGACTTAACAAAAAGAGCTATTCCCTTTTTTGAAGGCTTTGGATACAAAGCTGACTATGAATTTTACAAAAAAGTTATGTCTGCAATCAGAGATAGCATCGAAACATTGATGGAAATCAAAGAAAGGGCTAAAGTCTTCTTTGTTGATGAATTTCCATACACAGAAGAGATAGTTAATGAAGTAAAATCTGATGAGAATGTTTATAAAGTTGTAGAGATTTTTTATAACAAAATTAAAAACCTATCAGCTATTACAAAAGAAGATTTTAAAAACATCACAAAAGAGATTCAAAAAGAGTATGGCTACAAAGGAAAGGCTTTGTTCCATCCTATAAGAATCGCATTAACGGGAGAACCTTCCGGGGTTGGGCTTGATTTACTCGTTGAAGTTATAGGCATAGAAAGAGTCAAATTTAGATTAGAAAGATTTTTAGAATACTTTGGATGA
- a CDS encoding transposase — protein sequence MNQERNFFLENDDDNKANGYYERSLNTGSFKLNINVPRDRKGKFRPQILPDPYKRVDEDYIDLLMSLVSNGYSESKIDSTLKSLGLNYSKQHMDAIKKQLIERLECLQNKRAFIRCICTVYRRIPL from the coding sequence ATGAACCAAGAAAGAAATTTCTTTCTTGAAAATGACGATGATAACAAAGCAAATGGGTATTATGAAAGAAGCCTAAATACTGGTTCTTTCAAGCTTAACATAAATGTCCCAAGAGATAGAAAGGGTAAATTTAGACCACAAATATTACCTGACCCTTACAAAAGAGTTGATGAAGATTATATAGACCTTCTTATGAGTTTGGTATCCAATGGATACTCAGAAAGCAAGATAGATTCTACATTAAAAAGCTTGGGCTTAAACTACTCAAAACAACATATGGATGCAATCAAAAAACAACTTATAGAAAGACTTGAGTGTCTTCAAAACAAGAGAGCTTTCATTAGATGTATTTGTACTGTATATAGACGCATACCACTGTGA